The Triticum dicoccoides isolate Atlit2015 ecotype Zavitan chromosome 6A, WEW_v2.0, whole genome shotgun sequence genome has a window encoding:
- the LOC119314643 gene encoding uncharacterized protein LOC119314643: protein MAAWGQDLWNNWSIQILVLLSLGLQLALFLLAGIRRRGAHPLLWFLLWLAYQLGDYTATYALGHLSLKGAAREHPIVAFWAPFLLLHLGGPDNITAYSLEDNKLWKRHLLHVVLQVLAAVYVLYEHISSRGALLQLASVLMFAVGAVEYGEKTWALMLGNLDSIRGAVKKQPPAMHGHFHPQDHVLKAGGHLDEESLVRRAHSLFHICKRAIVDCPVIEDDSDTAKMVDGVKFWPLMETELSLMYDMLYTKAPVIHTWFGYSVRLVSPLVIAASLLLFKLIGKDVAHRGVDVIVTYVLYGGALFMETTALLNALGSSWTFAFLSTTRWRWLRTTALCNERWDRLRRLVAYLHHLVRLGGGSRYKSRRWSRTMGQFNMLHYCTRSDGAFTRPLLGRLAKMVGLGLNEWWNREHYSWAIEMPDHVKDRISKHMEKMYNEGGVNSLGMLRNRWGEEPLVLRKLYHGILKDSLGVEFQECIIIWHIGSDVFLVKSERAKDEDATLNVEAIKVISNYMMFLLVAQPDMLPGLSQNRLYQRTCENLLKTGQSMTSRRQHTNNICAKLKNLFRLHDDPGSSSRVADREELARILCASKGFRHDTPRLSYVVRLAKQLLREEKDGTADSLKLVLDVWTDILVYASNKCSRKAHAEKLNSGGELTTILWLMAEHFYQFYLEELIQKEKDKLHVVEGSN, encoded by the coding sequence ATGGCAGCTTGGGGTCAGGACCTCTGGAACAATTGGTCCATCCAGATCCTGgtgctcctcagcctcggcctccagctcgccctcttcctcctcgccggcatCCGCAGGCGCGGAGCCCACCCATTGCTGTGGTTCCTGCTGTGGCTGGCGTACCAGCTGGGCGACTACACGGCGACGTACGCCCTCGGCCACCTCTCCCTCAAGGGCGCGGCGCGGGAGCACCCCATCGTCGCGTTCTGGGCGCCCTTCCTCCTGCTGCACCTCGGAGGCCCGGACAACATCACCGCCTACTCCCTGGAGGACAACAAGCTGTGGAAGCGGCACCTGCTACACGTGGTGCTTCAGGTGTTGGCGGCCGTGTACGTCCTCTACGAGCATATCTCCAGCAGGGGGGCGCTGCTCCAGCTCGCCTCCGTTCTGATGTTCGCCGTCGGTGCGGTCGAGTACGGGGAGAAGACGTGGGCGCTCATGCTCGGCAACCTGGACAGCATCCGAGGCGCCGTCAAGAAGCAGCCACCTGCCATGCACGGGCATTTTCACCCCCAGGATCACGTGCTCAAGGCGGGTGGACACTTAGACGAGGAGTCCCTTGTGCGACGGGCTCACTCGCTCTTCCACATCTGCAAGCGTGCCATAGTTGACTGTCCGGTGATCGAAGACGACTCAGACACCGCCAAGATGGTGGACGGGGTCAAGTTCTGGCCATTGATGGAGACCGAGCTCTCCCTCATGTACGACATGTTGTATACCAAGGCGCCCGTCATCCACACCTGGTTCGGCTACTCGGTACGTCTCGTCTCGCCGCTCGTCATTGCCGCCTCGCTGCTTCTGTTTAAGCTCATTGGCAAGGATGTCGCCCACCGCGGGGTCGACGTCATCGTAACCTACGTCTTGTACGGTGGTGCCTTGTTCATGGAGACGACGGCGCTGCTCAACGCGCTAGGCTCCTCTTGGACATTCGCCTTCCTGAGTACCACGAGATGGCGCTGGCTTCGGACCACGGCTCTGTGCAACGAAAGGTGGGACCGGCTTAGGCGTTTGGTGGCATATCTTCACCATCTTGTGAGGCTAGGAGGAGGAAGCCGGTACAAGTCAAGAAGGTGGTCACGTACCATGGGGCAGTTCAACATGCTGCACTATTGCACGCGCTCCGACGGTGCATTCACGAGGCCTCTGCTCGGCAGGTTGGCCAAGATGGTGGGACTGGGACTCAATGAGTGGTGGAACAGGGAGCATTACTCATGGGCCATTGAGATGCCGGACCATGTGAAGGATCGTATCTCTAAACACATGGAAAAAATGTACAACGAAGGGGGTGTGAATTCACTAGGTATGCTCAGGAACAGGTGGGGCGAGGAACCACTGGTTCTCAGGAAACTTTACCATGGCATACTCAAAGACTCACTCGGTGTTGAGTTTCAGGAGTGCATCATCATCTGGCACATCGGCAGCGATGTTTTCCTCGTCAAGAGCGAGCGGGCAAAGGACGAGGATGCAACGCTCAATGTCGAGGCGATCAAGGTGATATCAAACTACATGATGTTCCTCCTTGTGGCGCAACCCGACATGTTGCCAGGCCTCTCCCAGAACAGGCTGTATCAACGAACCTGCGAAAATCTATTGAAGACTGGACAGTCGATGACATCTAGGCGCCAACACACGAACAACATCTGCGCGAAGCTCAAGAATCTCTTCCGCTTGCACGATGACCCCGGTTCTAGTTCCAGGGTCGCTGACAGAGAGGAGCTTGCAAGAATCCTATGTGCGAGCAAAGGCTTCAGGCATGATACTCCTCGACTGTCCTATGTAGTTAGACTTGCCAAGCAACTGCTAAGGGAAGAGAAAGATGGAACGGCTGATTCCTTGAAACTTGTCCTAGATGTGTGGACGGATATTCTTGTCTATGCAAGCAACAAATGCAGCAGGAAGGCTCATGCCGAGAAGCTCAACAGTGGCGGCGAGTTGACAACCATCCTGTGGCTCATGGCAGAACACTTCTACCAATTTTATTTGGAGGAGCTTATCCAAAAAGAGAAGGATAAGTTACATGTAGTGGAAGGCTCCAATTAG